Proteins encoded within one genomic window of Cucumis sativus cultivar 9930 chromosome 3, Cucumber_9930_V3, whole genome shotgun sequence:
- the LOC101206733 gene encoding uncharacterized protein LOC101206733 isoform X2: MKPSSSSAMAIISHSRTSPHINREGTCGRVTSWGKEIEPKNVMNRLCEEERYMRNNCGLHHILSNLCSFLLPNHFLSSLELYGCACAWYSIAVRLAMELEVLDANYLSKLNKNFRCS, translated from the exons ATGAAACCTTCCTCTTCTTCAGCCATGGCCATCATTTCCCACTCTCGCACTTCACCACACATTAACAGAGAAGGCACATGTGGGAGGGTCACCAGTTGGGGAAAAGAAATTGAACCCAAGAACGTGATGAACAG GCTATGTGAAGAGGAGAGATATATGAGGAATAATTGTGGTCTACATCACATTCTTTCCAACCTCTGCTCTTTTTTGCTACcaaaccattttctttcttctcttgaATTATATGGATGTGCTTGTGCTTGGTACAGCATAGCTGTAAG GTTAGCTATGGAATTGGAAGTATTGGATGCAAACTATCtctcaaaactaaataaaaactttagatGCTCTTAA
- the LOC101206733 gene encoding uncharacterized protein LOC101206733 isoform X1, translating into MSEIGSERSKSWNIYTTPDQSPSSQTGIGQEAPWKNFGSSMNAISFGFVATAILISMFLVMAIFEHLFRPSSPFSSSDEVTNNSSESTPAEKFASPNTVSTSYASDFSVLMPGQHIPTFIAQPAPLPCQREGIYWPSHRHNFSGP; encoded by the exons ATGAGTGAAATTGGGTCTGAAAGATCAAAGTCATGGAACATTTACACAACTCCAGACCAAAGCCCATCATCTCAGACAGGTATTGGTCAAGAAGCTCCTTGGAAGAACTTTGGATCATCCATGAATGCCATTTCCTTTGGCTTTGTTGCCACTGCAATCTTGATATCAATGTTCCTTGTCATGGCCATCTTTGAGCATCTGTTTAGACCAAGTTCTCCCTTCTCCTCATCTGATGAAGTTACCAACAACTCCTCAGAGTCAACTCCAGCTGAGAAATTCGCAAGTCCAAATACG GTGTCAACATCATATGCATCTGATTTCTCAGTGTTGATGCCAGGTCAGCACATCCCCACCTTCATTGCACAACCAGCTCCTCTGCCATGTCAAAGAGAGGGAATTTATTGGCCATCTCATCGCCATAATTTTTCAGGTCCTTGA